ACACTGGTCTCGTGCCGTCGCGCAAACGCCCGGACAACGTAGAGATCTGACGCACGCCGCAAAGGTCCGGCAGCTAACCTGCGCGGCGCGGTTTCGCTATCGGGTACGCATAGTGGAAGCGGAGCCCCGATTTTTTCTGGGTCGTCACGGCGTCGAGGATCGCGCGCGAGTTCGCATCAACCAGATATCTGGTCGTGATCACCGGATCGGCAAAGCGCACCACCCACGCATCGACCCCGGTCTCCCGCGTCCGGCCCATGACGGTGAGCGTGTCGCGCTCGAGATCGCCGTCCACTTCGGAGAAGAGCGGCACGACCACCTGCATCCCGCTCCGGTACTCGAGCGATCGCACCAGCGGCTCGATCTCATTGAACGCGAACACGGGCACGTCGAACGTCTGATCGTAATCACGCGGCGCCGAGTCGGGGTGCTGAATGGTGCCCGTCACATGCGCGCCGGCGTAGCGATACGCATAGCGCACGTGGTTGAATTCCAGCACCTCGGAGGCCGGTCGCAGGCTCCGGGCACCGACGATGAGCGTATCGCTGGACTGGAATGGCGGCGCCCAGTTTCTCGTTAGGCGGATGTGGTCGCCCGACCGGAGCGCTGCCATCGCGACGTGCGCCACGAGACGCGTCGTCGTGTCGCCGGTTGGGCGCTGCGTGAACACGGCCACGTCGGCCGACGAATCGACGAGATCCGGCGCGCTGAGCGCGTGGGCGCCGGGCAGCAGCATACTGCCCGGCGCATGCGGAGAGGTCGCACACGCGACGGCGATCGCGACGATTGTGGCGATCGCCGTTTGTCTCGCTCGCCGTGTGGTGGTGGCGACGGCAACGGGTCTCATCAGATGACCATCTCCGGGAAGGTGTGTCACACTCTGCTCCGCCCGCACCTCCGATCTCGGCGCCGGCGTGCTGTAGAATAGCCGCCGAATAATGTGTGGAGGCGCGTCGATGATCCACATGCGGCTCGCCAGCCTGTTGGGCCCGCCTTTGGATCCCGCGATGTAATCGGCCACGAGTCACCGGTGCACGGCGACGCTCGCGCACCGGAACGCGGTGCTTGGCGCATCGAAAGGCGCCGGCGTGGCCGTTCGACTGCGTCGCCTCTTCGGCTACTCGCGGTGCAGGCGACGGCGGATACTCTTGACGGCGCCGGCGTATCTCGTAGTGTTGAGCGTTAACCTGATAGCGGCAGTTAATGGGGTTAACCCTTTCCGTGGTGTGCGAACCAATGGCGCAGTTGACGCGGTCCCGTCGCGTGTGTGTCTCGAGCGCGCTGTTGCTCGTGGCCGTCGTGCCGTCCCTGCGTGGACAGCATGCCGGCGGCGACGAGCGCGGCGCCGTCTCGATCACGTTGGGCCGGGCGATCGTCCCCCTCGACGGACCATGGCGATTTCGCACCGGCGACGATTCCCGTTGGGCCGACCCCGATTTTGACGACGCGTCGTGGGAGACGGTCGACCTCACACCGGCCGCCGGCGCCCATGACCCCGATGTCGGGTTACCGCGATACGTGCCCGGCTGGGGCGCACGCGGGCATCGCGGATATGCCGGCTATGCCTGGTACCGCATGCGGGTCAGCGTCGCCGCAGCGGACAGCACGGCGTTAGCACTGGCCGGACCGCTCGAGGTCGATCAGGCCTATGAGCTATTCGTCAACGGCCGGCTGGTGGGCGGCTCCGGCAACTTCGACGGCGCGGCGCCCGTGGTGTACAACACCCGCCCCGCCACGTTCCCGCTGTCGGACGCGGCGGGCGGCGCCGGGCACACGCCTAACGGCTCGTTGGTCATCGCGGTGCGGGTCTGGGCCGGCGATGCGTACATGCGCGCGCTGCCGGACGGCGGTGGAATGCGCATTGCGCCGGCGCTCGGCGACGCCGCCGCCGTCGCGGCGCGCTACAAACTCGACTGGCTGGCCAAGGTCCTCGGCTACGTGGTCGAGGTCGTCGAGGCGGCCGCCCTGCTCCTGCTCGCCGTCATGGCCCTCGCCATCGGAAAGTTCGAGCCATTTGCTCCCGCCTACCGATGGCTCGCGGCGGCGCTCGTCCTCACGGCGCTGGCGCGCGCCAATCAAGCCGTCTTCTATTGGACCCCATGGGAAAGCGCGCACACCGCCATCGTGCTGCGCTACGTCTACCTCGACCCGCTCGCGCTGGGCGCGTGGGCCATGGCGTGGCGCGACTGGTTTCGCCTCGAGCGGCCGCGATGGCTGCCCGGCGCGATCGCCGCCCTCACCGGACTGTACGTCGTGGCGGACTTCGTCGCCACCGCCGGACTCGGCACGGCGAGCGATGCCGCGCTCGCCGCCGCCTCGCCGATTCGCCTGACATTCGTCATCGTGACCGTCCTCATCGTCGGCGCAAGTCTGCTGCGTTCCCGACCGAGAGATTGGCTGTCGACGGCCGCCGCGGTGCTCGTGTCGATCGGTCTCTACGCGCCAGAGGTGAGCGCGCTCCACGTGCCCGGCATCTGGTTTCCCTTTGGCGTTGGTGTGTCGCGCACCCAATATGCGTACGCGGCCTTCGCCATCCTGCTCTTCGCGGTGCTGTACCAGCGGCTGGCGGCGCACGCTCCCGCCCGGCGGCCGTCCCGCGCGAACGTACGCCTCCATGCGGCCGCCAACTGACGACTTCCAGTGCATCGCCGGCAACCTATCGCTCGACTTCGTGAATACGATCGGCGACCGGTTAGGCGCCGCGCGCGAGTACCTGACGAGCTCGGCCGAGCTCACGCGGTGGGCGCGCCTGGCCGGCATTCTGCCGCCTAACGGACGGCTGACGCTCTCGGCGCGGCAGATGTCGGAGATCCGTACGGCACGCGAGAGCCTGTATCGGCTGTTTCAGCAGCTCGCACGGGGAGGCACGCCGTCGCGCCGCGCGGTGTCCGACCTCAATACGCGACTCGCATCGGTGGCCGGCGCGCGGCGTCTCCGTCTCGGCACACGGGGCGTTCGCTGGGAATGGCTGTCGCGCGCGCGCGATGCACGCTCCCTGTTGGCGCAGGTGTATGCGAGCGCCGCCGAGTTGTTGGTGTCCGAACACGCCGCTGCGGTGAGGCAGTGCGAGGGCGAGCGCTGCGGCTGGCTCTTCGTGGACCGCTCGCGCAGCGGGCACCGCCGCTGGTGCAGCATGGCGGATTGTGGCAATCGGGAAAAGGCGCGGCGCCATCTCGCTCGCATCCGCCGCAGCGCCCGCTGAGACACCGCTATGCGTTGCCCGGCTTCCGCCCTTCGTCGCCCAGCAAGTATGCGCCGAGCCAGCCGAGGACGCGCTCCCAGCCGTGGGCGTGGCCGTCGCAGGACGCGCGGTCGGTGAAGCCCTCATGCCTAACCGTAAGGCGCGAGCCGCCGGGGATGGCGTCGATGCGATAGCGCACGGTCGTGACATCGCCCGGCTTGTCCTCGTAGCGCCACGTTTGAACGAGGAGACGCGGCGGCTCGACCTCGAGCACGTCCCCGCCGACAGCGAATGCTTTGCCGTTAGTCGATATGCCCTGGCTGCGCCACCATCCGCCCGGGCGGATGTCGCCGTCCCACTGCGTGACGCGGTACGCGTCGGTCGATCCCCACCAGCCGGCGATTTCCGCAGAGCTGATGGCGTGAAACACCCGCTCGGGCGATGCCGCGATCTCGACCACGGCGAGGATGACACCGTCCGTTAGGTCTGCGACAGCTCGCGCGGACGCGAGCTCGGGCTCGGTCACCGGTCCTCCAGTCGACGTTTGAGGTTGTCGAGGCTCGTCACCCAGAAGGCCCGATATCCTTCGATCCATCCAGCGACCCGTTGCAATGGCAGCGGGTCGAGCTGGTAAATGCGCTCTCGTCCCACCCGC
The Gemmatimonadaceae bacterium genome window above contains:
- a CDS encoding SRPBCC domain-containing protein, coding for MTEPELASARAVADLTDGVILAVVEIAASPERVFHAISSAEIAGWWGSTDAYRVTQWDGDIRPGGWWRSQGISTNGKAFAVGGDVLEVEPPRLLVQTWRYEDKPGDVTTVRYRIDAIPGGSRLTVRHEGFTDRASCDGHAHGWERVLGWLGAYLLGDEGRKPGNA
- a CDS encoding ABATE domain-containing protein, producing MRPPTDDFQCIAGNLSLDFVNTIGDRLGAAREYLTSSAELTRWARLAGILPPNGRLTLSARQMSEIRTARESLYRLFQQLARGGTPSRRAVSDLNTRLASVAGARRLRLGTRGVRWEWLSRARDARSLLAQVYASAAELLVSEHAAAVRQCEGERCGWLFVDRSRSGHRRWCSMADCGNREKARRHLARIRRSAR